The Schistocerca piceifrons isolate TAMUIC-IGC-003096 chromosome 5, iqSchPice1.1, whole genome shotgun sequence genome has a segment encoding these proteins:
- the LOC124798181 gene encoding cytochrome c oxidase subunit 5A, mitochondrial, producing MMRTVALRLHYSLRGLAFKNRAACSAIPSRLMSSHTETDEEFDARYEAFFNREDIDGWEVRKAMNDLVGFDLVPEPKIINAALRACRRINDYALAVRFLESVKDKCGSKVEEIYPYVIQEIRPTLEELGINTPEELGYDKPELALQSVYDM from the coding sequence ATGATGCGAACGGTTGCTCTTAGACTTCATTATTCTTTACGGGGCCTGGCATTTAAAAACCGTGCGGCGTGCTCTGCCATTCCATCACGTTTAATGTCGTCGCACACCGAAACAGACGAAGAATTTGATGCTCGGTATGAGGCATTTTTTAACAGGGAGGATATTGATGGCTGGGAGGTGCGCAAGGCAATGAATGACCTTGTTGGTTTTGACCTGGTACCAGAGCCAAAAATTATAAATGCAGCATTGAGGGCATGCCGTAGAATAAATGATTATGCCCTGGCGGTAAGGTTCCTGGAGTCCGTAAAGGATAAGTGTGGGAGCAAAGTCGAAGAAATTTATCCATACGTAATACAAGAAATCCGACCGACGTTGGAAGAGCTCGGAATCAACACTCCTGAAGAACTTGGTTATGACAAACCAGAATTAGCATTGCAGAGTGTGTATGAT